Within the Salvia hispanica cultivar TCC Black 2014 chromosome 4, UniMelb_Shisp_WGS_1.0, whole genome shotgun sequence genome, the region aaatatttattccATTAGTCTTATTCTAAGTGatataattttccttttaagaTGTCTCACTCTAAATGACACaattctaaatataaaaatattaatctttttactttttttcttttctcttactttattcattcattttacTCTTAAAACAATGTGTATATAAAATTCCCACTCAGAGTCAAATATCCTCTCCAATTTATCAGGCCCAGTACCCAATTACTGCTAGGCCTTATCCAAGTTGGTCTCCCTTACCATCAAATTAGAGGTATtcacctaattttttttatgtaagaTATAGGAGTGTGATATTTATTAAGAgtaattatattcataattcCTAATGTATGATCTGTAGCCTCtgaattagaaattaaatactagAATAAGTGATTTATGAGCCTGTCCCTATAATCCACCTTAAATGGTTATAAACATCACATCATCCATTTccattaaaatacataatttatttgatagcATCCACTTAATTCAATATTTGACTTAGTATTGGTTGATACTACTATGAAAgtttgatttaaatatatttgctAGTTCCTGACAGCAGTTGACAACCTGCTCAAGATTAGATTGGACCATTGTGACATtgacttatttaatttgataaatacaTTAGTCCTAATTAGCACCCAATAACTTAGGAAAAATCATTTCTGCATCGACTAGACTGTtccatatatgtatatgtatagtCCAATTTCAAATGAACACTATATATAATGCACATGGGCATATATGTCCCCACAAACACCAAGTGAGGCAAAATTGGGAATTTTGGTATAGATTGGCAATGGGCATGGGTATGAATGTGACATTCCAACAAACCATTTTATGATGAAGCCATGTTGGGAGAGTGACCACATTTGCTATTATGGCCATCAAGAATTGCttctaaattatattttacttttaactttttttaagtATGGTAGGATCCAATGCTTTTGGGGAATTGAAGACATATCATATCCCTTTTTCCCTTGAAGTACACCCtaatatttcacatttatgGGTGAGTTTTGGGGAGAAAATCATGatctaaaatcaatttaattttataaattttgattaatgaaTGGttatgattgaatattttccTGTGGAATACTGCTTCCATGAATGTGCAAAAGtgatttttaatgattatttatacttttttgTGTGCATAATAATGCTTTTTATaggaaatttcatttttttacacaCATTAATTTCATCTTAATTAGAAAACTAATAAAGAGGGCTATGTTTTGGAGGTTATAATGAGTCTATCATTCTTTAGGTTATGAGGGAAATTTTTCAGAATGGTTAATGATggatttaatacaaaatgtGCTTTAAGTTTAAAAGTCATGCCtattaattatgaatctaTATATGCACTTCACTTATGATCAAGTAATTCAGAAAAACCATGacagtaattaattttatgtgattatAAGCAGATCACTAATTGTTCATGTAGACATTTTCATGTTGTTTTtagtattttcaaaatattagtatgatCGAAATTATGATTGAATCAGCTACAAAACATCAATTCTATGCtttaaactatatatatatgcgtTGCAGCGGTGTGTTTCCTTCAAAATTGTCCATAAAAGAAGAagacataaattaaaaaaggatTATGCTTCGAAAAATATGGTACAGTACCTGGTTATGTACTTAGTTAATTATGGTGGACAATTATATGAGGTGGACAATACTTAATGTATAAGATGATTTAACATGAATGTGGATATTCATTACAACCCATTTTTATTGGTAATGATAGATATTAGTGATTAAGGATGGAATCATTAATTGAAAAGTTAGAGGAGTtcaattagtagtataaaactaagCAAAATAAACTGTCTTTTGAATGAGAAAGCTTTTAATCGGGGCTGTAGTTAAAGTGCAACTATACATTTTGTAAAGGAAATTAAAGGGAGATTCTGCAATTTTTGTATTGTCTGCCAATGagttttaaatattgatttatagacattttatatttgtgcAAATAGGTCTTcagtttgaatttaaattcatgaCATTTTTGCTCATATCAATAAATGTTcacttgaatttaaatttatagataTTTTCACGGAGTCTAGAATTTAGATTTGAATTACAACAGGCCAAAcgcaatatattttatttcaatataacattattttgatACCTAACAAGAAAGTTGAGATGGCCGAGTTGGTCTAAGGCGCCAGATTAAGGTTCTGGTCCGAAAGGGCGTGGGTTCAAATCCCACTCTCAAcaatacttaaattttttaattccacCCACTctcaacaataattaattttatactccacaTTTTAAGTGTACCCACTCTCAacaatactaattttttaatattgttagGTCTTTACTTATACTAACAGAAAGTGATGTGATATAATATGATGCTATTACACAATAGtaatgtttaatatttttgggtcttcactttcttctttcttagAATTATAGTAACAGAAACTGATGtgatatagtagtaatataatcCTATTACACATAACACACTAACTTTAAGTTGAAGAATATCCAACGAACCTTGCCCCACTAAAAAAAACGAAATGATTCTTTAAAGAAGACAGTTATGTTTGTAATTCTAAGTTAAAGTTAGAATGCtataaaaagcaaaaaaaaaaataaaaataaaatattgataccAAAATATGATCTCGAAAGCTATTGATATACCTTATTGGTTTgtaagtaaaaataattattattagcaTATATAGACAGCATACGATACAAACGTCATGTATTAAATGCTCTAAATTGTTTCAATGATagtaaatggagtatatacatAGTACAGTATACAAACGTCTAAACAATGGAATATCATGAAAACTCCAAATACCTAGCCGTCCAAATCTCATACGTAACTTAATAATCTTGAGACCGTTAATGTTTATAACACCAATTTCTActgcaaaaataaataaatataaatagtcacttttattcttaaatGGACATAGAGTTAAAGCTACTTTTTTGTTAGTACATGATTTAAAAACATTGTGAGTTTATATTAGTCGCATATCAAATGGTACTTTTGTTATATTGAAGTTTTTATATGTTGTGAAGTAACGTggctacttttttttttatctttactatagtaataaaatactctttattttctaaagTTATAAGATTGAAATACTATTCCAAGAAATATCCAAACATTACAATAAGAAAAGATTGATGCAAAAATTTGGGCCTCATTAATGTACAGAAGTAAAAGTTAAACCTCAAGGGTAAATATGACATTTCAGAAAAATTGATGTCAACTAACGACCATCAACGGTCACAAATGCTGAGCCCATGTTAAGATCGTGCTCCTTGCCGCACATTAGTGCTCCCCCTCGCTTCTACTAGAACACAGAAATAGCAGTGAAGTCCAgttaattgcaaaattttgaAACGACGTCCAAAAAAATCTGGCAACGGTTCGCCGTCGTCTGCGGCAGAGCAAATCTttgaaatttcttcaattatcGGCAGTAATCTCTCTCCGCCGACTTCAACTGCCGTTTCCTATCTCTTTTTCATTTGGAGTATTTGCCGCATTCAGGTAGCGGAATGCGCACGATTCCGATTTCAATCACATTTCTCGTCactctttttcctttttgtatttgtattctcttccttttttttttctagtgtTATGATTGAAATTTGCTAAGGCATTTTTCATATTGTGTTTatgattgtaatttttttgtcgGTGAATTTGATTGCGGTTCCGTGAGAGTGAGACTGGAGGCATATATGTTAAGATGCAGCATTAGGTGTTTGATATTAGTATTGTACtgctttttatatttatcggAATAAGTGCAATTTTGCTTCATTGAGTGTGTATATGTGCGCTCTCGCGTGTGTGTTTCTACTTTGAGATCTTCAATGGCGAAGTGGTAATCGTGAATTTGGTAAAATTTGATACAATGTACTAGTGTAGCGCGTCACCGAATTTGATtgagaaaataagaattaatttCCAATCGAAATGGCGAATTACGGTGTTTGGATTTCAGTTATATCTCAGTGTTGAATGATTTGGAGATGAGGAGAAGACAGACAAACAAGTTAGCGCAGGAACAAAATCCTTGAATATTTGTTATTGTAATGCTTCTGAGATCTTGTTGTTTATTGCCGAAGTGGATGAGAGAAAACACacgaatttgattttatttgcttttgtaCTTCAATTCTGATAATGTGGAAGAAATTGATGCACGACTCTTATAgcatatacattttttatgtgCATTTTCTTTGTGTTTCATCTAGGATTATTGCAAGTGAGGTTTTTCTCTCTGCAATTTACTTACGAAAGAACACAATGAACCTAAGTGAGTTCAACTTAAGTTCTTTAGTTTGGCATCACAAAGTAGTGTTTGAAATTGTAAAAACAGTGTGAAATAAACTGCACATTCCAAATTCAATGCTGATTACATCGACTTAACTTTTTTGAGCTTTTTTGAGTTAGTTTGCTGTCCTTAACCTAacatcttttccttttttttcagaGTGGAAAATGATTGGATCTCTTTTCACTAGAGGACTTGTGTATGTACCATATCCAGTTTCTAGTTTATGAAAAGTTGTATTTCCTTTCATTTTTGCCGAAGGAGTatcttaatttcattttaccTTCATGATAGGATGGTTCTTGGCTATGCATACCCTGCGTATGAATGCTATAAATCTATGGAGCTGAATAAGCCTGACATCGAGCAACTTCGCTTTTGGTGCCAATACTGGTACACTTCACTCTTGATTTACCATTCTAGTGCTTTTGTTCCAGTTATTTCTTGTAACCCATTTTCAATGTTGCAGGGTCTTAGTGGCGGGCTTGACAGTATTTGAAAGAATTGGTGATACATTTATTGGCTGGTAGAACTTTTGTGCTTTAGACACTGACTTGTTATTCTCTCATTTTCTGGTGAGGGGGatgatttttgttattaatcTTGATTTGCATCTTGCAGGGTTCCCATGTATGGTGAAGCTAAGTTAGCCTTCTTTATATATCTGTGGTATCCTAAAACTAAGGTATGCAGTGCAATCTACTAATTCATCTCCAACTCGAGttgtttattagtattattattttttctcattggCCATTTCCCTTTCCATATCAATCCAGGGAACAACATATGTTTATGATTCGTTCTTTCGGCCTTATGTTGCAAAACATGAGACAGAAATTGATCGTAGCTTGTTAGAAATGAAGACAAGGGCAGGGGACTTGGCATTTATGTACTGGCAAAAGTCAGCAAGTTATGCCCAGACCAgagtttttgatattttgcaGTTTGTTGCTGCACAATCAACCCCCAAACGATCAGCTCCGGTACAATTTCTTTGCGTCACTGGGATGAAAACTATGAGTATGATGCGTTGAAGCATACTGTTTGCAGTACACTGATACTAAGAAGTTGGTTTCTAATTTGGCGATGCACCTCTTCAGCATAAAAACTTGTAGTTGTGTCAAGCAGGGTGCACTCTTCCATCTCTTACTGAtgccatttcctttttcttgttaTGCAAAAGCATGCTCATCATCACTCTATGTTAACTCTtataaaaaactttttatgCATTTTGGCGCCAGCTTACACGATTATCACATTTTGCTTTTAGACATTAGTTCAGTGAGTCTGAAACCAATGCTGTAGTATGCCAAACA harbors:
- the LOC125219552 gene encoding putative HVA22-like protein g; this translates as MIGSLFTRGLVMVLGYAYPAYECYKSMELNKPDIEQLRFWCQYWVLVAGLTVFERIGDTFIGWVPMYGEAKLAFFIYLWYPKTKGTTYVYDSFFRPYVAKHETEIDRSLLEMKTRAGDLAFMYWQKSASYAQTRVFDILQFVAAQSTPKRSAPPSQQEAKVLKPTTPSARVTDVTTQPQTEQLSSPASSTSSSEQEEDAIDAAESSGEPKAAPAPVVSKGPKAAPAPAVSKGPKAATAPALAKGPKVTLSQALEASSSSKEEAMQIDSVSVTTPPTIQETVVSEEALRSPKMRSRKTRAAASKR